The DNA window CGAATATCGGCCTGATCTCGGACATCATAGCCTGCCCCGGTATGGACTATTGCGCGCTGGCCACGGCGCGGTCCATCCCGATCGCCCAACAGATCGCAACCCGTTTTGACGAGTTGAAGCTGGAGCATGATATCGGCGAGCTGAAGATCAAGATCTCGGGCTGCATCAATGCCTGCGGCCACCACCATGTTGGTCATATCGGCATCCTTGGGCTGGATCGTGCCGGCGTCGAGAACTATCAAATCACACTTGGCGGCGATCATACCGAGACCGCAGCAATCGGCGACCGGACCGGGCCGGGCTTTTCGGCAGACGAAATCATTCCGGCCGTCGAACGCATCGTCGAGACCTATCTCGATCAGCGGCATGACCGAAACGAGACGTTCCTGGAATTCTACCGCCGTGTTGGCATGACACCGTTCAAGACCGCCCTCTACGAGCAGGACAAGGCCTATGCTGCAGAGTAAGATCGACACCAGCCTGCCGACCCGCGTCTCGGGTCTGAACGAGTGGTACCGCTTGAACTCCGCCACGGCCGTACTGCGCCATGCGCTGGCCAGCCCCGAAGCGGGAAAACTGGCGCTCGTGTCCAGTTTCGGCGCGGAATCCGTAGTTCTCCTGCACATGATCTCCGTGCTGAAACGCGACACGCCGGTGATCTTTCTGGACACCGAGATGCTCTTTGCCGAAACGTTGGTCTACCAACAGGATCTGGCCGAGCGCCTGGGCCTGAAGGACCTGCGGATCATTCGCCCCGACGCGGACGCGGTGGCCCGGCAGGACCCCGACAGAGACCTGCACCAGTCCGACACCGACGCCTGCTGCACTCTGCGCAAAACCGTGCCGCTTCAACGCGCGCTGCAAGGTTTTGATGGCTGGATCACGGGGCGCAAACGCTATCACGGCGGTGACCGGGCTGCGCTCGACTTCTTCGAGACCGAGGAGGCCACGGGCCGGATGAAGGTCAACCCCCTGGCGCATTGGACCCGGGAAGACGTGCAGACCTATATGGAAGAAAACCGCCTGCCCCGTCACCCGCTGGTGGCGCAAGGCTATCCGTCCATCGGATGCCAGCCCTGCACCAGCCGCGTGGCCGCCGGCGAAGACGCCCGCGCGGGCCGCTGGCGCGGCACCGACAAGTCCGAATGCGGCATTCATTTCGTCAACGGAAAACCCGTCAGAACAGGAGAAACGGCATGAGCGTTATCGTGACAGATCAAGGCTTTGCAAACGACGACTGGGACGGCCCCATCGCCGCGCTGAACGACGCGCATCCGGGCTGCGCCATCGACCTTGCGTCCAGCAACGACCCAAACGAGCTGGCCGGGCGGATTTCGGACATCCCGATGATCCGTGTCGACTTTCCCAGCTTTTCCGACGGGCGCGGCTTTACCATCGCGCGGCAGTTGCGACTGATGGGCTTCAAAGGGCGCCTGCGGGCTCGGGGCCACGTTATTGCCGACCAATATGCGATGGCACGCAGGTCCGGCTTCGACGAGGTCGAAATCTCCGAAGATCTGGCTGAACGGCAGCCCGAGGACCAGTGGCTGTTCCGCGCAAGTTGGCAGGCGCATGACTACCAGGCCCGTCTGCGCGGCACCGGACGCGGCAAGATTCCCGCCGAATGACCCCTGTAATCTGACCTGAATCAAAGTATACGAGGAGACGCTCGGGCTAAGACCCCGGGCGATGATTGCTGATGAACGAGACCGTGACCGTGACCGAAGCGAAACCCGTCAAAGTCCCTACCCTGCCCGACGCCCAGACCGTGACGGCGGTCAAACACTGGACCGACCGGCTGTTTTCCTTCCGCACCACCCGTCCTGCCAGCCTGCGCTTTCGCTCCGGCGAGTTCGTCATGATCGGGCTGATGCAGAAAGACGAGAAGACCGGCAAGGAAAAGCCGCTTCTGCGGGCCTATTCCATCGCCTCGCCCTCTTGGGACGACGAACTGGAATTCTATTCGATCAAGGTGCAGGACGGTCCGTTGACCAGCCGCCTGCAGCATATCGAACCGGGCGACGAGATCATCCTGCGCCCCAAGCCCGTGGGCACGCTGGTACATGACGCCCTGCTGCCGGGCAAGCGCCTGTGGCTTTTTGCAACGGGCACCGGCTTTGCGCCCTTCGCCTCGCTGCTGCGCGACCCGCAGACCTATACCGACTATGACGAGGTCATCATCACCCACACCTGCCGCGAGGTGGGTGAGTTGACATATGGCAAGGAATTGATCGACGGCATCCGCAAAGACGAGCTGCTGGCCGAACTGATCGGCGAAGGCTTTCACGAGAAGCTGCGGTACTATCCCACGACGACCCGCGAAGAGAGCGCCAAGATGGGCCGGATCACCGACCTGATGCGCAAAGGCGAGGTTTTCGAGGACCTCGGAGTCGAGTCCCTTACGCCCGAGATTGACCGCGCGATGGTTTGCGGCAACCTGGCCTTTAACCTCGAGATCAAGGAGATGCTCGAGGAATACGGTCTGCGCGAAGGGGCGAATTCCGATCCGAAGGAATACGTGGTCGAAAAAGCGTTTCTCGACTAACCCTCTTTCGTGCCTCGAATAAAGAAACCCGCGCTGATCGCAGCGCGGGTTGTGTCTTTGCAGCACTCTGATCCGATCAGAGGTTCAACGCCTCGCGTACGGCATCCAGCGCGCTTTCCAGCATGTCGGGATTGTCCCGTGCGGCTTGCAGGCTGGACTTCAGCCCCGTCTTTTGCACCGTGCCGAGGTCCGAGTTGTCGATGTACTCGGTAACCTTGTCGTAATCGAAGCCCTCGGGTGTCAGCAACTCGGTGATAGAGGTCTCGGAGGCCTCGGTTGCCGCCGCTTCAGTCGAATTTACCGCCTCGTCCGTTGCGTCTGCTGCTTCGGTCGCAGCCTCTTCTGCTGCGGCCTCGGTGCTGTCGGCTGCGGCGTCGGCGGTATCGGCGGCGTCTTCCGCCACCTCTTCGGTCGCGCTGACAGCCTCTTCTGCCGCATCTTCCGTTGCGTCCGCGGCATCGCCCGCGGCGTCCGCGGTATCCTCGACCGCGTCCTCGGTTGCATCCGCCGCATCGCTGGCAGTGTCGGCAGCCGCGTCCGCCGCGTCCGAGGCGGCTTGCGTAGTTTCGTCGGCCACTTCCTCGGCTGTCTCCGCGGTCGCATCTGCTGCATCCGCCGCGGCATCGGCAGCAGCATCCGCGGCGTCACTGGCCGTGTCGGCTGCATCCGCAGCGGTGTCTTCGGCGAAATTGGCCGCATCGTCGGCGGCCTCCACGGCCTCCTGCACCGCTTCGTCGGCGGCTTGTCCGGTCGCTTCTACGGCATCTTCCGCGGCCTCGCCGGCATCCGCGGCGGCCTCTGCCGTTGCGTCGCCAGCGGCCTCCAGGGCCTCGCCGGTTTCCTGAACGGCATTCTCGGTTGCCTCGCCGGCGGTATCCGCGGCGCTTTCCAATTCCTCGGGCGAGGAAACAGTTTCGGACACCTCGTCCACGACTTCCTGCGGTGACTTGCCGGTGAAGAGCATGTAGCCCCCGGCAAGGATGACAAGGGCCACGATCAGCCACAAAATGTTTCTCATTGGTATTCCTCTCAACTGGCAGGTTTCTGAAGACTTTCACAGCCTGCCTTACAGTTGCTTGGAGATGAAGCGTAAAATCGGCGCATGCAAGGGGAAATTACCGTCGGTTAGGGCTCTGCCACCCGATTTTGCCGCTTGAAACACCCCCTACGCGCGGTTACCTTGCGACCTCAAACTCGCTGAACGATCGAAGGACAAAAACCATAGCCCGCAGACCACACAACGCGCCTCCGACGCGCGACACCGGCCCCCGCATCAACGACAAAATCCGCGTTCCGGAAATCCGCCTGATCGGCGCGGAAGGTGAAAACGTCGGCGTCGTGACGCCCGAACGCGCCATGGGTATGGCAGAAGAGGCCGGTCTGGACCTGGTGGAAATCTCGCCGAACGCCAATCCGCCGGTCTGCAAGATCATGGACTATGGCAAGTACAAGTACGAACAGCAAAAGCGGGAATCCGAGGCGCGCAAGAAGCAGAAAGTCATCGAAGTGAAGGAGGTGAAGTTCCGCCCCAACACCGACACGCATGACTACGACGTGAAGATGCGCAACGTCTTTCGCTTTTTGGAAAACGGCGACAAGGTTAAGATCACCTTGCGGTTTCGCGGTCGCGAAATGGCGCACCAGGATCTGGGCCGCGAACTGTTGCAGCGGGTGGCCGAGGACATCAAAGAAATCGGCAAGGTCGAGAACATGCCGAAGATGGAAGGCCGCCAGATGATCATGATCATCGCGCCGGGGGCCAAGTAATCCCGCGCGGCGACTGGATGTCCATTGCAGACCGCTGCGCAACGGCAATTGATTTTGAGTCGGACACGTGGCCGGGTAGTGTCTTGCCCAAGTTACGGGACATAATAGCGAGGTTGGCCACGCGTTCCGCGCCGGGCGCCTGAACCGTGGGCACTCGGGATGTGGTGCCAGCGGGAAAGGGCTTGGGGATGCAATTTGTACATAGCATGGCACTGGCTGTCATAGCATGCGTCATGGGACAGTCAGCGATGGCCGAGCGTGCAAGTGACGGGCAGGTCAACCTGATCTTCTGGCAGGCGCCGTCGATTATGAACCCGTATCTTTCCGGCGGGATCAAGGATATCGAGTCGGCCAGCCTCATACTGGAACCTCTCGCGCGGTACAACGAAACCGGCGCGATGACCCCTTGGCTGGCCGCCGAAATCCCGACCCTGGAAAACGGCGGTGTGGCGCAAGATTTAAAGTCGATCACCTGGCGGCTCAGGGATAACCTGATCTGGTCCGACGGCACCCCCGTGACTGCGGCAGACGTCCAGTTCACATGGTCCTATTGCACTGCGGAGGGCGGCGGCTGCGCGCATGTCGACAAGTTCTCGGGCATTGCGGGCATCGAGACACCGGATGACCGCACTGTCGTGATCCGGTTCGACGAAGCGAAACCTTTCCCCTACAATGCCTTTGTCGGCGCGTCCGCGCCCATCTTGCAAGCCGACCAGTTCGCCGACTGCCTTGGCGACCGGGCACCCACCTGCACCGAGGCGAATTTCTATCCCATCGGCACCGGGCCTTTCGTGGTGGACGATTTCCGCACCGGCGACGCCGTCAGGATGTCGGCCAACCCCTATTACCGCGACCCCGCCAAGCCGGCCTTTGCCAGCCTGATGATCAAGGGCGGCGGCACGGCGGAAAACGCGGCCCGTGCCGTGCTGGAAACCGCGGATTACGACTATGCCTGGAACCTTCAGTTGCCGCCCGAAGTGCTGGACGGGATGCAGGCGGCGGGCAAGGGCGAGGTGGTTGCGGCGTTCGGGACGCTGGTCGAGAGGATCGTGATCAACCTGACCGATCCCGACCCTGGCCTGGGCAACGCACGCTCGACCCTCGAGCATCCACATCCTTTCATGACGGACGTCTTGGTACGCCAGGCGCTGAGCATGGCGATCGACAGGCCGATCCTGACCGAGATCGGCTATGGCGAGGCCGGGCGTGCTACCTGCAATATCCTTCCTGCGCCTGAAATCTATGCCTCTGACGCCAACGAGGCCTGCAAGATGCAGGATCTCGAAGCCGCAAAGGCGCTGCTTGACAGTGCGGGCTGGACCGACAGCGACGGCGACGGCGTGCGCGACAAGGACGGCGTCGCCTTGCGCCTGCTGTTCCAGACCTCGACCAATGCCGTTCGCCAGACCTTTCAGGCCGCGATCAAGAGCTGGTGGTCGGAGCTTGGCGTCGAGACCGAGCTGCGAAATGTCGACGGCAACGTCTTTTTCGGCAGCGACCCGAACAGCCCGGACACCTATCAGAAGTTCTATGCCGATGTTCAGATGTACGCCCAGATGTTCGATGGCACCGATCCCGAGGCCTACATGGCCAGCTGGACCTGTGAACGCATCCCGACGCCGGATAACCAGTGGCAGGGAACGAACATGCCGCGGTACTGCAACGACGCCTTCGATGCGCTGGTTTCAAAGATGCGTGAGACAGGTGGGCTTGAAGACCGCGCAGAACTGGCACGCGCCATGAACGACATGCTGGTCCAGGATTTCGTGATCCTTCCGCTGGTCCATCGCGGGCGCGTCTCGGCACATGCGAATTCGCTGGGCGGGGTTGTTCTGAACACCTGGGACAGTGAGTTGTGGAACGCGGCGGACTGGTACCGTATCGAGGCCGATTGATCCGTCAATCGCTGTGAGCCGGGCAGGAAGGGACAGGTTTGGATGCTGACATTCGCGTTGCGCCGCCTACTTGTGTCGGTTCCCATGCTGGTGGTGATCGCGCTCGTCATCTTCCTGTTGCTAGACCTGGCACCGGGCGACCCGATGGGAAACCTGCCCCAGACGATCTCGCCCGAGGTGAAGGCCCAGATGCGCGAGGCCCTTGGCCTGGGAGAGCCGCTGCATGTGCGGTTCTGGTCCTGGATGGTGCAGATCTTTTGGGTCGAACCGCAGGTGCTGATCGACCATGTCTTCGGTACCTCTTTCGCTCACGACAAACCTCGGGTGTTGAGCTGGCAAAGCCGGGCGCCGGTTATGTTCGAGATCGCGCAGGCCCTGCCACAGACGTTGTGGGTGGTGGGCACGGCCTATTTGGTGGGCATTCTCATGGCGCTGCCGCTTGGAATCTTTGCGGCCTATCGGCAATATTCGGTCTTCGACAACGCCAGTACCTTCGCGACGATGGTGGGGTATTCCCTGCCGCCTTTCCTGACCGGGCCTTTGGTCATCTTCGTCTTCTCGGTGCAGCTTGATCTCTTTCCGTTCATTTACGAGACAACACATCGGGTCACCGACTGGGAGAGCTTCACCTACCAGGTCCGGCAGATGGTGCTGCCCGTGCTGGTTCTGTCTGTTCAGACAACGGCCCAGATCAGCCGCTACATGCGGTCCGCAATGCTGGACAACCTGAGCCAGGATTACGTGCGCACGGCACGGGCCAAAGGAATGAGCGAATGGGTGGTCGTGATGGTGCACGTGCTGCGCAACTCGATGATCCCGGTCGTCACGGTCATCGCATTGGGCGCGCCAGCCATCTTCGGCGGCGCGATCATCACCGAACAGGTCTTTGCGATCAACGGGATCGGGGCGCAGCTGATCGGGGCAATCAAGGCGAATGACCTGCCACTCGTCCATACGCTCACTTTCCTGTTCGCAGCGCTGATCGTACTGGCAAACCTGCTGGCCGACCTGCTTTACGGCCTGCTCGACCCGAGGATCCGGTATGGCTGAGCGTCGTCACGTCTCACACGGCCTCTGGCGCGATATCTGGCGCCAGTTCATGCGCCACACGGGAGCGGTCTTTGGTGCCGGTCTGTTCGCCATCATTGTCATCGCCGTGCTTTTCGGCCCGCTGCTATGGGGTCTGGCACCCGACGCCCCGGACTTTGCGGCGCGCAATGCCGGACCAAGCGTTGCTCATCCGTTCGGGACCGATCAACTGGGCCGCGACCTCTTGGCACAAGTGCTAGCCGGCGGGCGTGTTTCGCTTGCGGTGGGGCTGACGGCGATGGTGCTGTCGGTGGGTCTTGGAACGGTTGTCGGCGTCGCGGCGGGCGTTTTCCGCCGGCTTGACGGGCCTCTGATGCGGCTGGCCGACCTATTTCTGTCGCTTCCCCTGTTGCCTCTTCTGCTGGTCATCGTGATGCTGTTCCGCGAAGCCCTAAGTGGCGCGGTCGGCACCGATGCAGGCATCTTCCTGCTGATCGTCACCGCCATCGGGGTCACCAGCTGGATGCCGGTCGCCCGGATCGTGCGCGCCGATGTGCTGAGCGTACGCGAACGGGATTTCGTGCTGGCCGCGCGCGCCTCGGGCACCACGCAGTTGCGCCAGATCACGCGGCACATCCTGCCGAACATCCTGTCGCCGATCGTCGTCTCGGCCACCCTGGGCATCGCCAATGCAATCATTACCGAAAGTGCGCTGAGTTTCCTCGGGCTTGGTTTTCCCTCCGATTTCCCGACTTGGGGACGCCTGCTGAGCGACGGGGTGGTCTATCTGTCCGAGTTTCCTTGGCGGGTGTTCTGGCCCGGCCTGATGATCTCGCTCACGGTGCTGAGCGTGAATTTTATGGGCGACGGGCTACGCGATGCGCTCGATCCCAAATTGCGGGGACGCGCGGCGCCGCTTTGATTCCGATCAATGTACGCCTTTCCCGGCCTGATAACGTGGATGCGTATCAAACGGAGAGCGCAATGAACCTCGACACCCAGAAGACCGCCCTGCTAGAACGCCGCAAGGAACTGACCGCGCATCTCGACGTGGTCGAACACGCGCTTGACGAAACCCCGTCCAAGGATTGGGAGGACCGTGCCTCGGAACGTCAGGGCGACGAGGTGCTCGAAGCGCTCGGCCTGACGGAGCTGGCCGAGGTTCGGCGCATCGACGCCGCGCTGGCGCGGATCGAAGCAGGCACCTACGGCATCTGCACCATTTGTGGCGATCCTATCGCGGAAGCCCGGCTGGAATTTCTTCCGGACACACCGTTCTGCACGGCCTGCGCGGATTGACCGCGTCAGGCCGGCATGCGCTGTTCCACGATCCCGGCCCACCAGCTGCACCCGGCGGGAATGACCTCATCGTTGAAGTTGTACTCGGGGTGGTGAACCGGGGCCGATGCGCCGTTGCCAACAAGGATGTAGGCCCCGGGGCGTTCCTCGAGCATGAAGGCAAAGTCCTCTCCTCCCATCACCAGAGGAGCCGTATCACATTGACCTGAAACGGATTTCGCCACTTCAGCGGCAAAGTCCGTCTGCTCGTCGTGGTTGGCCATGACCGGGTAGTTGTATTCGTAGTCGAGCGAGATCTCGGCCCCGAACGCCGCACCGATATGGTCGCAGATGCCCTTCATCCGGGTTGCGGCCAGCTCTCGCGTCTCATTGCTGAGCGTGCGCACGGTGCCCATCAACGTGACGCGCGACGGGATGACGTTGAAGGTGTAAGACGAGGTTTCCATCGAGGTGACCGATACGACGATCTGCTGGATCGGGTCGGCGTTGCGGCTGACGATGGTTTGCAGGGCCGTCACCAGATGGCCGGTGACGACCGTGGGGTCGATGGTTTCATGCGGCTTGGCGGCGTGGCCGCCCTTGCCTTCGACAACGATGTCGAACTTGTCGGTGGCGGCGAAGAACGGACCGGGACGGATGGCGAACTGTCCCGGCTCCACCCCCGGCCAGTTGTGCATGCCGTAGACTTCCTGAATGCCGAACCGCTCCATCAGGCCGTCGTCGCACATCTCCTTCCCGCCGCCGCCGCCTTCTTCGGCGGGCTGGAAGATGATCACGGCGGTGCCGTTGAAATTGCGCGTTTCGGCAAGGTACTTGGCGGCCCCGAGCAGCATGGCGGTGTGCCCGTCATGACCGCAGGCGTGCATGGC is part of the Roseovarius sp. THAF9 genome and encodes:
- a CDS encoding ferredoxin--NADP reductase, with the translated sequence MNETVTVTEAKPVKVPTLPDAQTVTAVKHWTDRLFSFRTTRPASLRFRSGEFVMIGLMQKDEKTGKEKPLLRAYSIASPSWDDELEFYSIKVQDGPLTSRLQHIEPGDEIILRPKPVGTLVHDALLPGKRLWLFATGTGFAPFASLLRDPQTYTDYDEVIITHTCREVGELTYGKELIDGIRKDELLAELIGEGFHEKLRYYPTTTREESAKMGRITDLMRKGEVFEDLGVESLTPEIDRAMVCGNLAFNLEIKEMLEEYGLREGANSDPKEYVVEKAFLD
- a CDS encoding M20 aminoacylase family protein encodes the protein MPIKNRFAEMQDEITEWRRDIHENPEILFETHRTSALVAEKLQSFGCDDVVTGLGRTGVVAVIKGREATSGRTIGLRADMDALPIHEATGLDYASKIPGAMHACGHDGHTAMLLGAAKYLAETRNFNGTAVIIFQPAEEGGGGGKEMCDDGLMERFGIQEVYGMHNWPGVEPGQFAIRPGPFFAATDKFDIVVEGKGGHAAKPHETIDPTVVTGHLVTALQTIVSRNADPIQQIVVSVTSMETSSYTFNVIPSRVTLMGTVRTLSNETRELAATRMKGICDHIGAAFGAEISLDYEYNYPVMANHDEQTDFAAEVAKSVSGQCDTAPLVMGGEDFAFMLEERPGAYILVGNGASAPVHHPEYNFNDEVIPAGCSWWAGIVEQRMPA
- a CDS encoding ABC transporter permease → MAERRHVSHGLWRDIWRQFMRHTGAVFGAGLFAIIVIAVLFGPLLWGLAPDAPDFAARNAGPSVAHPFGTDQLGRDLLAQVLAGGRVSLAVGLTAMVLSVGLGTVVGVAAGVFRRLDGPLMRLADLFLSLPLLPLLLVIVMLFREALSGAVGTDAGIFLLIVTAIGVTSWMPVARIVRADVLSVRERDFVLAARASGTTQLRQITRHILPNILSPIVVSATLGIANAIITESALSFLGLGFPSDFPTWGRLLSDGVVYLSEFPWRVFWPGLMISLTVLSVNFMGDGLRDALDPKLRGRAAPL
- a CDS encoding translation initiation factor 3 produces the protein MRNILWLIVALVILAGGYMLFTGKSPQEVVDEVSETVSSPEELESAADTAGEATENAVQETGEALEAAGDATAEAAADAGEAAEDAVEATGQAADEAVQEAVEAADDAANFAEDTAADAADTASDAADAAADAAADAADATAETAEEVADETTQAASDAADAAADTASDAADATEDAVEDTADAAGDAADATEDAAEEAVSATEEVAEDAADTADAAADSTEAAAEEAATEAADATDEAVNSTEAAATEASETSITELLTPEGFDYDKVTEYIDNSDLGTVQKTGLKSSLQAARDNPDMLESALDAVREALNL
- a CDS encoding DUF934 domain-containing protein, with the protein product MSVIVTDQGFANDDWDGPIAALNDAHPGCAIDLASSNDPNELAGRISDIPMIRVDFPSFSDGRGFTIARQLRLMGFKGRLRARGHVIADQYAMARRSGFDEVEISEDLAERQPEDQWLFRASWQAHDYQARLRGTGRGKIPAE
- a CDS encoding peptide ABC transporter substrate-binding protein, producing MGQSAMAERASDGQVNLIFWQAPSIMNPYLSGGIKDIESASLILEPLARYNETGAMTPWLAAEIPTLENGGVAQDLKSITWRLRDNLIWSDGTPVTAADVQFTWSYCTAEGGGCAHVDKFSGIAGIETPDDRTVVIRFDEAKPFPYNAFVGASAPILQADQFADCLGDRAPTCTEANFYPIGTGPFVVDDFRTGDAVRMSANPYYRDPAKPAFASLMIKGGGTAENAARAVLETADYDYAWNLQLPPEVLDGMQAAGKGEVVAAFGTLVERIVINLTDPDPGLGNARSTLEHPHPFMTDVLVRQALSMAIDRPILTEIGYGEAGRATCNILPAPEIYASDANEACKMQDLEAAKALLDSAGWTDSDGDGVRDKDGVALRLLFQTSTNAVRQTFQAAIKSWWSELGVETELRNVDGNVFFGSDPNSPDTYQKFYADVQMYAQMFDGTDPEAYMASWTCERIPTPDNQWQGTNMPRYCNDAFDALVSKMRETGGLEDRAELARAMNDMLVQDFVILPLVHRGRVSAHANSLGGVVLNTWDSELWNAADWYRIEAD
- a CDS encoding ABC transporter permease; this translates as MLTFALRRLLVSVPMLVVIALVIFLLLDLAPGDPMGNLPQTISPEVKAQMREALGLGEPLHVRFWSWMVQIFWVEPQVLIDHVFGTSFAHDKPRVLSWQSRAPVMFEIAQALPQTLWVVGTAYLVGILMALPLGIFAAYRQYSVFDNASTFATMVGYSLPPFLTGPLVIFVFSVQLDLFPFIYETTHRVTDWESFTYQVRQMVLPVLVLSVQTTAQISRYMRSAMLDNLSQDYVRTARAKGMSEWVVVMVHVLRNSMIPVVTVIALGAPAIFGGAIITEQVFAINGIGAQLIGAIKANDLPLVHTLTFLFAALIVLANLLADLLYGLLDPRIRYG
- a CDS encoding phosphoadenylyl-sulfate reductase; this translates as MLQSKIDTSLPTRVSGLNEWYRLNSATAVLRHALASPEAGKLALVSSFGAESVVLLHMISVLKRDTPVIFLDTEMLFAETLVYQQDLAERLGLKDLRIIRPDADAVARQDPDRDLHQSDTDACCTLRKTVPLQRALQGFDGWITGRKRYHGGDRAALDFFETEEATGRMKVNPLAHWTREDVQTYMEENRLPRHPLVAQGYPSIGCQPCTSRVAAGEDARAGRWRGTDKSECGIHFVNGKPVRTGETA
- the infC gene encoding translation initiation factor IF-3 yields the protein MARRPHNAPPTRDTGPRINDKIRVPEIRLIGAEGENVGVVTPERAMGMAEEAGLDLVEISPNANPPVCKIMDYGKYKYEQQKRESEARKKQKVIEVKEVKFRPNTDTHDYDVKMRNVFRFLENGDKVKITLRFRGREMAHQDLGRELLQRVAEDIKEIGKVENMPKMEGRQMIMIIAPGAK
- a CDS encoding TraR/DksA family transcriptional regulator, producing MNLDTQKTALLERRKELTAHLDVVEHALDETPSKDWEDRASERQGDEVLEALGLTELAEVRRIDAALARIEAGTYGICTICGDPIAEARLEFLPDTPFCTACAD